In Rattus rattus isolate New Zealand chromosome 9, Rrattus_CSIRO_v1, whole genome shotgun sequence, a genomic segment contains:
- the Chrnb1 gene encoding acetylcholine receptor subunit beta — MALGALLLILGILGTPLAPGARGSEAEGQLLKKLFSDYDSSVRPAREVGDRVGVSIGLTLAQLISLNEKDEEMSTKVYLDLEWTDYRLSWDPAEHDGIESLRVTAESVWLPDVVLLNNNDGNFDVALDINVVVSFEGSVRWQPPGLYRSSCSIQVTYFPFDWQNCTMVFSSYSYDSSEVSLKTGPDPDGQERQEIYIHEGTFIENGQWEIIHKPSRLIHLPGDRRGGKEGHREEVIFYLIIRRKPLFYLVNVIAPCILITLLAIFVFYLPPDAGEKMGLSIFALLTLTVFLLLLADKVPETSLAVPIIIKYLMFTMILVTFSVILSVVVLNLHHRSPHTHQMPLWVRQIFIHKLPPYLGLKRPKPERDQLPEPHHSFSPRSGWGRGTDEYFIRKPPCDFLFPKLNRFQPESPAPDLRRFIDGPPRAVGLPQELREVISSISYMARQLQEQEDHDALKEDWQFVAMVVDRLFSVDIHRFHKRRDASHFPRCHVPFAPS, encoded by the exons ATGGCCTTAGGGGCGCTGCTTCTGATTCTGGGGATACTCGGGACGCCCCTCGCCCCAG GAGCCCGCGGGTCGGAAGCCGAAGGCCAACTGCTTAAGAAACTTTTCTCGGATTATGATAGCTCAGTAAGGCCGGCGCGGGAGGTGGGAGACCGCGTCGGGGTCAGCATCGGCCTCACCTTGGCGCAACTCATCAGCCTG AACGAGAAGGATGAAGAAATGAGCACAAAGGTGTACTTAGACCTG gaGTGGACCGACTACAGGTTAAGCTGGGACCCCGCAGAACACGATGGCATCGAGTCTCTCCGTGTCACTGCTGAATCTGTTTGGCTCCCTGATGTGGTGCTGCTGAACAA CAATGATGGAAACTTTGACGTTGCCCTGGACATTAATGTCGTGGTGTCCTTTGAGGGATCTGTGCGCTGGCAACCCCCTGGCCTGTATCGCAGCAGCTGCAGCATCCAG GTCACCTACTTCCCCTTTGACTGGCAGAATTGCACCATGGTGTTTAGTTCCTACAGCTATGACagctctgaggtcagcctgaagACAGGCCCAGATCCTGATGGACAGGAGAGGCAGGAAATCTACATCCATGAAGGGACCTTCATCG agAATGGTCAATGGGAGATTATCCACAAACCCTCTAGGTTAATCCACCTTCCAGGGGAtcgaagaggagggaaggaaggacatcGAGAGGAAGTTATCTTCTATCTCATTATTCGGAGGAAGCCTCTCTTCTACCTGGTCAATGTCATTGCCCCGTGCATCCTCATCACCCTCCTGGCCATCTTTGTTTTCTACCTTCCACCAGATGCAG gagagaagATGGGGCTCTCCATCTTTGCCCTGCTGACCCTCACTGTGTTCTTGCTGCTGCTGGCCGACAAAGTGCCTGAGACCTCCCTGGCAGTCCCCATCATCATCAAGTATCTCATGTTTACCATGATCCTTGTCACCTTCTCAGTTATCCTTAGTGTTGTGGTCCTCAACTTGCACCATCGCTCACCCCACACCCACCAAATGCCCCTTTGGGTCCGCCAG ATCTTCATTCACAAGCTCCCTCCATACCTGGGTCTGAAGAGGCCCAAACCCGAGAGAGACCAACTACCCGAACCACATCACTCCTTCTCTCCAAGGAGTGGCTGGGGCCGAGGAACTGATGAATATTTCATACGGAAGCCtccatgtgattttcttttccctAAACTTAACAG GTTTCAGCCTGAATCACCTGCTCCCGACCTGAGACGATTTATCGATGGTCCACCCCGGGCTGTAGGTCTGCCTCAGGAGCTACGCGAGGTCATTTCTTCCATCAGCTACATGGCCCGACAACTTCAGGAACAGGAGGACCACGATGCA CTGAAGGAGGACTGGCAGTTTGTCGCCATGGTTGTGGACCGTCTTTTTTCTGTGGACATTCATCGTTTTCACAAGCGTCGGGACGCTAGTCATTTTCCTAGATGCCACGTACCATTTGCCCCCTCCTGA
- the Zbtb4 gene encoding zinc finger and BTB domain-containing protein 4 isoform X1, producing MVRSEAGWSGGRRWLGEVRRKRPDWRDLLSHYAAPCWLCSQAGIMPPPAEVTDPSHAPAVLRQLNEQRLRGLFCDVTLIAGDTKFPAHRSVLAASSPFFREALLASAPLPLPPVTGGSVPSPATTTAASSSSSPPPPASPHSSSPPRVLELPGVPAAAFSDVLNFIYSARLALPGGGGDGAAVAEIGALGRRLGISRLQGLGEGGDTWVPPAPSSLVTSEPNEDRLGPGLRTDGEWEGDKAEPLTPDSQPRRPFPCPRCGKSFIHPKRLQTHEAQCRRGSNTRGSAGLGPGGSGPGGPAGVDASALPQPVSFRDGPEHVVKVVGGHVLYVCAACERSYVTLSSLKRHSNVHSWRRKYPCRYCEKVFALAEYRTKHEVWHTGERRYQCIFCWETFVTYYNLKTHQRAFHGISPGLLASEKTPNGGYKPKLNTLKLYRLLPMRAAKRPYKTYSQGAPEAPLSPSLHTPVPAAMPASPQPLLPPVPEPGPPHSVITFAHPAPSVIVHGSSSSGAAGGGPVGTGGSQAASVITYTTPPRPPKKREYPPPPPEPAATPTSPASTAVIPATAAGPATATEEAKGRNLRAGRTLTYTAKPVGGVSGSGGSPTGTGRGSSQLQAPPPLCQITVRIGEEAIVKRRISETDLRPGELSGEEVEESEEEEEEEEEEDQEDQEESKAGGEDQLWRPYYSYKPKRKAGATASGLSGLPRGRRPPRWRQKLERRGWEETPAVEGPGGRGRGERRHRCGDCAQAFATLRKLRKHQEAHSGGSHNSRTGRRSSTRFTCPHCAKVCKTAAALNRHGQRHAVERPGGTPTPVIAYSKGSIGTRPTDVKEEAPQEMQVSSSSGEAGGGSAAAAAAEASESASLQDPVISGGEEPPVAGGGSYVYPPVQEFPLALIGGSRDPGAGKGKPGNEGPVGASEGDRMEEMGTAKVTFYPEPYPLVYGPQLLAAYPYNFSNLAALPVALNMVLPDEKGGGALPFLPGVFGYAVNPQAAPPTPPTPPPPLPLPVPPKGVGEMTGVERTQKGDVG from the exons aAGGAAAAGGCCAGACTGGAGGGACTTGCTGAGCCACTACGCTGCTCCATGTTGGCTATGCTCTCAG GCTGGCATCATGCCACCCCCTGCAGAGGTGACGGACCCATCCCATGCTCCAGCTGTCCTGCGTCAGCTCAATGAGCAGCGGCTCCGTGGCCTCTTCTGTGACGTCACCCTCATAGCAGGAGACACCAAGTTCCCTGCTCACCGCAGTGTGCTGGCCGCCTCTAGTCCTTTCTTCAGAGAAGCTCTACTAGCTTCAGCCCCACTGCCCCTCCCGCCAGTTACTGGTGGCTCAGTCCCCAGCCCTGCAACCACCACAGCtgcctcctcttcatcctctcctccccctccagccTCTCCTCATTCTTCATCTCCTCCTCGGGTGCTAGAGTTGCCCGGGGTCCCAGCAGCTGCCTTCTCTGATGTCCTCAACTTCATCTATAGTGCCCGGCTTGCACTCCCTGGTGGTGGCGGGGATGGGGCAGCTGTGGCAGAGATTGGAGCTCTGGGCCGGAGACTGGGTATCTCTCGGCTACAGGGCCTGGGGGAAGGAGGTGATACTTGGGTACCACCTGCCCCATCTTCCTTGGTCACCTCAGAGCCTAATGAGGATAGATTGGGGCCAGGGCTTAGAACAGATGGAGAATGGGAAGGTGACAAAGCTGAGCCCCTGACTCCTGACTCACAGCCCCGGCGGCCCTTTCCTTGCCCTCGATGTGGAAAAAGCTTCATCCATCCCAAGCGACTGCAGACCCACGAGGCTCAGTGTCGACGAGGGTCCAACACTCGGGGGTCTGCAGGGCTGGGACCTGGGGGCTCTGGCCCTGGAGGTCCTGCAGGAGTGGATGCCTCAGCCCTGCCACAACCAGTGAGCTTCAGAGATGGCCCTGAGCATGTGGTGAAGGTTGTGGGCGGCCATGTGCTCTATGTGTGTGCAGCCTGTGAGCGTTCCTACGTGACCCTGTCCAGCCTGAAGCGGCACAGCAATGTACACTCATGGCGGAGGAAGTACCCCTGCCGCTACTGTGAGAAGGTGTTTGCCCTGGCTGAGTACCGCACCAAGCATGAGGTGTGGCACACTGGGGAACGCAG GTACCAGTGCATCTTCTGCTGGGAAACCTTTGTGACCTATTATAACCTGAAGACCCACCAGCGAGCCTTCCATGGCATTAGCCCTGGCCTCCTAGCCAGTGAGAAGACACCCAATGGAGGCTACAAGCCCAAGCTTAATACCCTCAAGCTGTACCGCCTGCTCCCTATGCGGGCAGCCAAGCGGCCCTACAAGACCTACAGTCAGGGAGCCCCTGAGGCCCCTCTTTCTCCAAGCCTCCACACACCGGTCCCCGCCGCAATGCCAGCCAGCCCCCAACCCCTACTCCCACCCGTCCCAGAACCTGGTCCTCCCCACTCTGTCATCACCTTTGCTCATCCAGCTCCCTCAGTCATTGTCCACGGGAGCAGTAGTAGTGGTGCAGCTGGGGGTGGACCAGTCGGCACAGGAGGGTCCCAAGCTGCCTCAGTCATCACTTATACGACTCCCCCAAGACCCCCCAAGAAACGAGAGtacccacctcctccccctgAGCCTGCAGCAACACCCACCAGCCCAGCCTCCACCGCTGTCATCCCAGCCACAGCTGCAGggccagccacagccacagaggAGGCCAAGGGCCGGAATCTGCGGGCTGGGAGGACTCTGACTTACACAGCCAAACCCGTGGGtggggtgagtgggagtgggggttccCCCACAGGGACAGGCCGAGGCTCTTCTCAGCTTCAGGCTCCACCTCCACTGTGTCAGATCACTGTGCGAATTGGGGAAGAGGCCATTGTCAAGCGCCGCATCTCAGAAACTGACCTGCGTCCCGGAGAACTGAGtggagaggaagtagaggagagcgaggaagaggaggaagaagaggaggaggaggaccaggaggaccaAGAGGAATCGAAGGCTGGAGGGGAAGATCAGCTTTGGAGACCTTACTATTCATACAAGCCTAAGCGCAAGGCTGGAGCTACTGCCAGCGGGCTGAGCGGACTGCCCCGAGGACGAAGACCACCTCGCTGGAGGCAAAAGCTGGAACGAAGGGGCTGGGAGGAAACCCCAGCAGTGGAGGGCCCAGGAGGACGAGGACGTGGTGAGCGTAGGCACCGATGTGGGGACTGTGCCCAGGCTTTTGCCACTCtgaggaagctgagaaagcacCAGGAAGCTCATAGCGGGGGCTCGCACAACTCCAGGACTGGCAGGAGGTCTTCCACCCGTTTCACCTGTCCCCACTGTGCCAAGGTGTGCAAGACGGCAGCTGCTCTGAACCGACATGGGCAGAGGCATGCTGTGGAGCGGCCTGGGGGCACTCCCACACCTGTCATTGCCTATTCCAAAGGCAGCATTGGCACCAGGCCCACTGATGTCAAGGAGGAGGCCCCCCAAGAGATGCAAGTGTCCTCATCCAGTGGAGAGGCAGGCGGTggtagtgctgctgctgctgctgctgaagcttCCGAGTCTGCCTCACTCCAGGACCCGGTCATCTCTGGGGGTGAGGAACCCCCAGTAGCAGGTGGGGGTAGCTATGTATACCCACCTGTGCAGGAATTTCCCCTGGCCCTGATAGGAGGTAGCCGGGATCCCGGTGCTGGCAAAGGAAAACCTGGGAATGAGGGGCCAGTGGGAGCTTCCGAGGGAGACCGGATGGAGGAGATGGGGACTGCCAAAGTCACCTTCTACCCTGAACCCTACCCACTTGTCTATGGCCCCCAGCTCCTTGCTGCCTACCCTTACAACTTCAGCAACTTGGCTGCTCTCCCAGTTGCTCTCAACATGGTCCTACCTGATGAAAAGGGTGGTGgggcccttcccttccttccggGGGTCTTTGGCTACGCAGTGAATCCTCAAGCAGCACCACCTACTCCACCAACCccacctccccctcttcctctgccaGTTCCCCCTAAGGGAGTAGGGGAAATGACAGGGGTTGAGAGAACCCAGAAGGGGGATGTGGGGTGA
- the Zbtb4 gene encoding zinc finger and BTB domain-containing protein 4 isoform X2, with protein sequence MPPPAEVTDPSHAPAVLRQLNEQRLRGLFCDVTLIAGDTKFPAHRSVLAASSPFFREALLASAPLPLPPVTGGSVPSPATTTAASSSSSPPPPASPHSSSPPRVLELPGVPAAAFSDVLNFIYSARLALPGGGGDGAAVAEIGALGRRLGISRLQGLGEGGDTWVPPAPSSLVTSEPNEDRLGPGLRTDGEWEGDKAEPLTPDSQPRRPFPCPRCGKSFIHPKRLQTHEAQCRRGSNTRGSAGLGPGGSGPGGPAGVDASALPQPVSFRDGPEHVVKVVGGHVLYVCAACERSYVTLSSLKRHSNVHSWRRKYPCRYCEKVFALAEYRTKHEVWHTGERRYQCIFCWETFVTYYNLKTHQRAFHGISPGLLASEKTPNGGYKPKLNTLKLYRLLPMRAAKRPYKTYSQGAPEAPLSPSLHTPVPAAMPASPQPLLPPVPEPGPPHSVITFAHPAPSVIVHGSSSSGAAGGGPVGTGGSQAASVITYTTPPRPPKKREYPPPPPEPAATPTSPASTAVIPATAAGPATATEEAKGRNLRAGRTLTYTAKPVGGVSGSGGSPTGTGRGSSQLQAPPPLCQITVRIGEEAIVKRRISETDLRPGELSGEEVEESEEEEEEEEEEDQEDQEESKAGGEDQLWRPYYSYKPKRKAGATASGLSGLPRGRRPPRWRQKLERRGWEETPAVEGPGGRGRGERRHRCGDCAQAFATLRKLRKHQEAHSGGSHNSRTGRRSSTRFTCPHCAKVCKTAAALNRHGQRHAVERPGGTPTPVIAYSKGSIGTRPTDVKEEAPQEMQVSSSSGEAGGGSAAAAAAEASESASLQDPVISGGEEPPVAGGGSYVYPPVQEFPLALIGGSRDPGAGKGKPGNEGPVGASEGDRMEEMGTAKVTFYPEPYPLVYGPQLLAAYPYNFSNLAALPVALNMVLPDEKGGGALPFLPGVFGYAVNPQAAPPTPPTPPPPLPLPVPPKGVGEMTGVERTQKGDVG encoded by the exons ATGCCACCCCCTGCAGAGGTGACGGACCCATCCCATGCTCCAGCTGTCCTGCGTCAGCTCAATGAGCAGCGGCTCCGTGGCCTCTTCTGTGACGTCACCCTCATAGCAGGAGACACCAAGTTCCCTGCTCACCGCAGTGTGCTGGCCGCCTCTAGTCCTTTCTTCAGAGAAGCTCTACTAGCTTCAGCCCCACTGCCCCTCCCGCCAGTTACTGGTGGCTCAGTCCCCAGCCCTGCAACCACCACAGCtgcctcctcttcatcctctcctccccctccagccTCTCCTCATTCTTCATCTCCTCCTCGGGTGCTAGAGTTGCCCGGGGTCCCAGCAGCTGCCTTCTCTGATGTCCTCAACTTCATCTATAGTGCCCGGCTTGCACTCCCTGGTGGTGGCGGGGATGGGGCAGCTGTGGCAGAGATTGGAGCTCTGGGCCGGAGACTGGGTATCTCTCGGCTACAGGGCCTGGGGGAAGGAGGTGATACTTGGGTACCACCTGCCCCATCTTCCTTGGTCACCTCAGAGCCTAATGAGGATAGATTGGGGCCAGGGCTTAGAACAGATGGAGAATGGGAAGGTGACAAAGCTGAGCCCCTGACTCCTGACTCACAGCCCCGGCGGCCCTTTCCTTGCCCTCGATGTGGAAAAAGCTTCATCCATCCCAAGCGACTGCAGACCCACGAGGCTCAGTGTCGACGAGGGTCCAACACTCGGGGGTCTGCAGGGCTGGGACCTGGGGGCTCTGGCCCTGGAGGTCCTGCAGGAGTGGATGCCTCAGCCCTGCCACAACCAGTGAGCTTCAGAGATGGCCCTGAGCATGTGGTGAAGGTTGTGGGCGGCCATGTGCTCTATGTGTGTGCAGCCTGTGAGCGTTCCTACGTGACCCTGTCCAGCCTGAAGCGGCACAGCAATGTACACTCATGGCGGAGGAAGTACCCCTGCCGCTACTGTGAGAAGGTGTTTGCCCTGGCTGAGTACCGCACCAAGCATGAGGTGTGGCACACTGGGGAACGCAG GTACCAGTGCATCTTCTGCTGGGAAACCTTTGTGACCTATTATAACCTGAAGACCCACCAGCGAGCCTTCCATGGCATTAGCCCTGGCCTCCTAGCCAGTGAGAAGACACCCAATGGAGGCTACAAGCCCAAGCTTAATACCCTCAAGCTGTACCGCCTGCTCCCTATGCGGGCAGCCAAGCGGCCCTACAAGACCTACAGTCAGGGAGCCCCTGAGGCCCCTCTTTCTCCAAGCCTCCACACACCGGTCCCCGCCGCAATGCCAGCCAGCCCCCAACCCCTACTCCCACCCGTCCCAGAACCTGGTCCTCCCCACTCTGTCATCACCTTTGCTCATCCAGCTCCCTCAGTCATTGTCCACGGGAGCAGTAGTAGTGGTGCAGCTGGGGGTGGACCAGTCGGCACAGGAGGGTCCCAAGCTGCCTCAGTCATCACTTATACGACTCCCCCAAGACCCCCCAAGAAACGAGAGtacccacctcctccccctgAGCCTGCAGCAACACCCACCAGCCCAGCCTCCACCGCTGTCATCCCAGCCACAGCTGCAGggccagccacagccacagaggAGGCCAAGGGCCGGAATCTGCGGGCTGGGAGGACTCTGACTTACACAGCCAAACCCGTGGGtggggtgagtgggagtgggggttccCCCACAGGGACAGGCCGAGGCTCTTCTCAGCTTCAGGCTCCACCTCCACTGTGTCAGATCACTGTGCGAATTGGGGAAGAGGCCATTGTCAAGCGCCGCATCTCAGAAACTGACCTGCGTCCCGGAGAACTGAGtggagaggaagtagaggagagcgaggaagaggaggaagaagaggaggaggaggaccaggaggaccaAGAGGAATCGAAGGCTGGAGGGGAAGATCAGCTTTGGAGACCTTACTATTCATACAAGCCTAAGCGCAAGGCTGGAGCTACTGCCAGCGGGCTGAGCGGACTGCCCCGAGGACGAAGACCACCTCGCTGGAGGCAAAAGCTGGAACGAAGGGGCTGGGAGGAAACCCCAGCAGTGGAGGGCCCAGGAGGACGAGGACGTGGTGAGCGTAGGCACCGATGTGGGGACTGTGCCCAGGCTTTTGCCACTCtgaggaagctgagaaagcacCAGGAAGCTCATAGCGGGGGCTCGCACAACTCCAGGACTGGCAGGAGGTCTTCCACCCGTTTCACCTGTCCCCACTGTGCCAAGGTGTGCAAGACGGCAGCTGCTCTGAACCGACATGGGCAGAGGCATGCTGTGGAGCGGCCTGGGGGCACTCCCACACCTGTCATTGCCTATTCCAAAGGCAGCATTGGCACCAGGCCCACTGATGTCAAGGAGGAGGCCCCCCAAGAGATGCAAGTGTCCTCATCCAGTGGAGAGGCAGGCGGTggtagtgctgctgctgctgctgctgaagcttCCGAGTCTGCCTCACTCCAGGACCCGGTCATCTCTGGGGGTGAGGAACCCCCAGTAGCAGGTGGGGGTAGCTATGTATACCCACCTGTGCAGGAATTTCCCCTGGCCCTGATAGGAGGTAGCCGGGATCCCGGTGCTGGCAAAGGAAAACCTGGGAATGAGGGGCCAGTGGGAGCTTCCGAGGGAGACCGGATGGAGGAGATGGGGACTGCCAAAGTCACCTTCTACCCTGAACCCTACCCACTTGTCTATGGCCCCCAGCTCCTTGCTGCCTACCCTTACAACTTCAGCAACTTGGCTGCTCTCCCAGTTGCTCTCAACATGGTCCTACCTGATGAAAAGGGTGGTGgggcccttcccttccttccggGGGTCTTTGGCTACGCAGTGAATCCTCAAGCAGCACCACCTACTCCACCAACCccacctccccctcttcctctgccaGTTCCCCCTAAGGGAGTAGGGGAAATGACAGGGGTTGAGAGAACCCAGAAGGGGGATGTGGGGTGA